In Helianthus annuus cultivar XRQ/B chromosome 9, HanXRQr2.0-SUNRISE, whole genome shotgun sequence, the following are encoded in one genomic region:
- the LOC110879707 gene encoding glutamine--tRNA ligase-like isoform X3, protein MSKGKLNRLVIENYVDGWDDPRLMTLAGLRRRGVTSTAINAFVRGIGITKSDSSMIRLERLEYHVREELNKTASLAMVVLHPLKVVITNLEPSSIIDLDAKKWPDAPVDDASSYYKEVLLMTIV, encoded by the exons ATGTCAAAAGGTAAa TTGAACCGACTAGTGATCGAGAACTATGTGGATGGATGGGATGATCCACGTTTGATGACACTAGCGGGATTGAGGCGTAGGGGTGTCACTTCTACAGCAATAAATGCTTTTGTTAGAGGAATTGGGATTACCAAAAG TGATAGTAGTATGATACGTTTGGAGCGCCTTGAATATCATGTACGGGAAGAACTTAATAAAACAGCTTCTCTTGCGATGGTTGTGCTACATCCACTAAAG GTAGTTATTACCAATCTTGAACCAAGTTCAATAATAGATCTTGATGCAAAGAAATGGCCAGATGCCCCTGTTGATGATGCATCTTCATACTACAAG GAGGTGTTGCTAATGACAATCGTGTAG
- the LOC110879707 gene encoding glutamine--tRNA ligase-like isoform X4 — protein MSKGKLNRLVIENYVDGWDDPRLMTLAGLRRRGVTSTAINAFVRGIGITKSDSSMIRLERLEYHVREELNKTASLAMVVLHPLKVVITNLEPSSIIDLDAKKWPDAPVDDASSYYKVG, from the exons ATGTCAAAAGGTAAa TTGAACCGACTAGTGATCGAGAACTATGTGGATGGATGGGATGATCCACGTTTGATGACACTAGCGGGATTGAGGCGTAGGGGTGTCACTTCTACAGCAATAAATGCTTTTGTTAGAGGAATTGGGATTACCAAAAG TGATAGTAGTATGATACGTTTGGAGCGCCTTGAATATCATGTACGGGAAGAACTTAATAAAACAGCTTCTCTTGCGATGGTTGTGCTACATCCACTAAAG GTAGTTATTACCAATCTTGAACCAAGTTCAATAATAGATCTTGATGCAAAGAAATGGCCAGATGCCCCTGTTGATGATGCATCTTCATACTACAAG GTTGGGTAA
- the LOC110879707 gene encoding glutamine--tRNA ligase-like isoform X2 → MSKGKLNRLVIENYVDGWDDPRLMTLAGLRRRGVTSTAINAFVRGIGITKSDSSMIRLERLEYHVREELNKTASLAMVVLHPLKVVITNLEPSSIIDLDAKKWPDAPVDDASSYYKLHCHRRCC, encoded by the exons ATGTCAAAAGGTAAa TTGAACCGACTAGTGATCGAGAACTATGTGGATGGATGGGATGATCCACGTTTGATGACACTAGCGGGATTGAGGCGTAGGGGTGTCACTTCTACAGCAATAAATGCTTTTGTTAGAGGAATTGGGATTACCAAAAG TGATAGTAGTATGATACGTTTGGAGCGCCTTGAATATCATGTACGGGAAGAACTTAATAAAACAGCTTCTCTTGCGATGGTTGTGCTACATCCACTAAAG GTAGTTATTACCAATCTTGAACCAAGTTCAATAATAGATCTTGATGCAAAGAAATGGCCAGATGCCCCTGTTGATGATGCATCTTCATACTACAAG CTTCACTGTCATAGGAGGTGTTGCTAA
- the LOC110879707 gene encoding glutamine--tRNA ligase-like isoform X1, whose protein sequence is MSKGKLNRLVIENYVDGWDDPRLMTLAGLRRRGVTSTAINAFVRGIGITKSDSSMIRLERLEYHVREELNKTASLAMVVLHPLKVVITNLEPSSIIDLDAKKWPDAPVDDASSYYKVDFSLSLSMYWYYDGVLQKWVGWVTGQVRWGSY, encoded by the exons ATGTCAAAAGGTAAa TTGAACCGACTAGTGATCGAGAACTATGTGGATGGATGGGATGATCCACGTTTGATGACACTAGCGGGATTGAGGCGTAGGGGTGTCACTTCTACAGCAATAAATGCTTTTGTTAGAGGAATTGGGATTACCAAAAG TGATAGTAGTATGATACGTTTGGAGCGCCTTGAATATCATGTACGGGAAGAACTTAATAAAACAGCTTCTCTTGCGATGGTTGTGCTACATCCACTAAAG GTAGTTATTACCAATCTTGAACCAAGTTCAATAATAGATCTTGATGCAAAGAAATGGCCAGATGCCCCTGTTGATGATGCATCTTCATACTACAAGGTAGActtctcactctctctctctatgtaTTGGTATTATGATGGTGTATTGCAAAAATGGGTAGGTTGGGTAACAGGTCAGGTACGTTGGGGGTCGTACTAA